From Carettochelys insculpta isolate YL-2023 chromosome 3, ASM3395843v1, whole genome shotgun sequence, a single genomic window includes:
- the POU3F2 gene encoding LOW QUALITY PROTEIN: POU domain, class 3, transcription factor 2 (The sequence of the model RefSeq protein was modified relative to this genomic sequence to represent the inferred CDS: deleted 1 base in 1 codon), translated as MGGRGGEEPGRVPLQWALPRGVGEGGGERAERGARGEKVAVKCAAPLTTAISPARRVMATTASNHYSLLTSSSSMVHAEPPGSMQPGAGYRDAQTLVQADYTLQSNGHPLSHAHQWITALSHGGGGGGGGGGDSPWSTSPLGQQDIKPSVVQSGGRGDELQPHPQQQQPPHPQQQGRPPHLVHHAGSHHAAAGAWRTGASAHLPPSMASSNGGQAGLLYSQPPGFTVNGMLSAGQPGMHHHGLRDAHEEQQQQQHHGGEHPGAHGPQHPPHPQQQPHPGGGGHHDPHSDEDTPTSDDLEQFAKQFKQRRIKLGFTQADVGLALGTLYGNVFSQTTICRFEALQLSFKNMCKLKPLLNKWLEEADSSSGSPTSIDKIAAQGRKRKKRTSIEVSVKGALESHFLKCPKPSAQEITSLADSLQLEKEVVRVWFCNRRQKEKRMTPPGGTLPGAEDVYGASRDTPPHHGVQTPVQ; from the exons ATGGGTGGGCGCGGGGGGGAGGAGCCGGGACGCGTGCCTTTGCAGTGGGCTCTGCCAAGaggagttggggaggggggt ggggagcgagCGGAGCGAGGAGCCCGAGGCGAAAAAGTAGCTGTCAAATGCGCGGCTCCTTTAACCACCGCGATCAGTCCGGCTCGGAGAGTCATGGCGACCACAGCGTCTAACCACTACAGCCTGCTCACCTCCAGCTCCTCCATGGTGCACGCGGAGCCGCCGGGGAGCATGCAGCCGGGCGCCGGCTACAGGGATGCGCAGACGCTGGTGCAGGCGGACTACACGCTGCAGAGCAACGGGCACCCGCTCAGCCACGCTCACCAGTGGATCACGGCGCTGTCCCACGgcgggggaggcggcggcggcggcggcggggacTCGCCCTGGTCCACCAGCCCCCTGGGCCAGCAGGACATCAAGCCCTCGGTGGTGCAGTCCGGGGGCCGGGGGGACGAGCTGCAGCCgcacccgcagcagcagcagccgccgcacCCGCAGCAGCAGGGGAGACCGCCCCACCTGGTGCACCACGCCGGCAGCCACCACGCAGCCGCCGGGGCATGGAGGACGGGCGCCTCGGCTCACCTGCCGCCCAGCATGGCCTCCTCCAACGGGGGGCAAGCGGGGCTGCTCTACTCCCAGCCGCCGGGCTTCACGGTCAACGGGATGCTCAGCGCCGGCCAGCCGGGGATGCACCACCACGGCCTGCGGGATGCCCacgaggagcagcagcagcagcagcaccacggCGGGGAGCACCCCGGGGCGCACGGGCCGCAGCACCCGCCGcacccgcagcagcagccgcaccccGGCGGCGGGGGGCACCACGACCCCCACTCGGACGAGGACACGCCGACCTCGGACGACCTGGAGCAGTTCGCCAAGCAGTTCAAGCAGCGCCGGATCAAACTGGGATTTACCCAAGCGGACGTGGGCTTGGCCCTGGGCACCCTCTACGGGAACGTCTTCTCGCAGACCACCATCTGCAGGTTCGAGGCCCTGCAGCTCAGCTTCAAGAACATGTGCAAGCTCAAGCCTTTGTTGAACAAGTGGCTGGAGGAGGCGGACTCGTCCTCGGGCAGCCCCACCAGCATAGACAAGATCGCGGCCCAGGGGCGCAAGAGGAAAAAGCGCACCTCCATCGAGGTGAGCGTCAAGGGCGCCCTGGAGAGCCACTTTCTCAAGTGCCCCAAGCCCTCAGCCCAGGAGATCACCTCGCTGGCGGACAGCCTACAGCTGGAGAAAGAGGTGGTGCGGGTGTGGTTTTGTAACAGGAGACAGAAAGAGAAACGCATGACTCCCCCGGGAGGGACTCTGCCCGGAGCCGAGGATGTATATGGGGCAAGTAGGGACACGCCACCACACCACGGGGTCCAGACGCCCGTGCAGTGA